One genomic window of Silurus meridionalis isolate SWU-2019-XX chromosome 22, ASM1480568v1, whole genome shotgun sequence includes the following:
- the LOC124375903 gene encoding probable thiopurine S-methyltransferase isoform X1, translated as MYFVAEVQSPENPTTALKMMTAQADRVMAPSEWEERWQEGRIGFHQPHVHQMLKDNLDKVLCGREQVRFFFPLCGKAVDMKWLADMGHVIVGVDISEIGIKQFFEEQNLEYKEEPVPAIPEAKVFKSSDAKISLYKCNLYEFSSAIEGQFGGIWDRGSLVAINPCDRQKYASLIMSLMDKDCKYLLNTLEYNPELYKGPPFFVPEEVVKSLYRDACDIELVQHRDALREKFKAWGIDSLLEKVYLLTPKAN; from the exons ACTACTGCACTGAAGATGATGACAGCTCAAGCAGACAGAGTGATGGCACCAAGCGAATGGGAGGAGAGATGGCAGGAAGGAAGGATTGGCTTCCACCAACCTCATGTTCACCA AATGCTAAAGGATAATCTTGACAAAGTCTTGTGTGGACGAGAGCAGGTTCGGTTTTTCTTCCCTCTCTGCGGTAAAGCTGTAGACATGAAATG GCTGGCTGACATGGGTCACGTGATTGTCGGTGTTGACATTTCTGAAATCGGGATAAAGCAGTTTTTCGAGGAACAAAACCTGGAGTACAAAGAAGAGCCAGTACCAGCAATACCAGAAGCTAAAGTGTTCAAG AGTTCTGATGCAAAGATCTCGCTCTATAAGTGCAATTTATATGAATTCTCCAG TGCTATAGAGGGTCAGTTTGGAGGGATTTGGGACAGGGGTTCTCTGGTGGCCATAAACCCATGTGACAGGCAAAA GTATGCTTCTCTCATCATGTCTCTGATGGACAAGGACTGCAAGTATTTATTGAATACGCTGGAGTACAACCCTGAATTGTACAAAG GGCCACCATTTTTTGTGCCTGAAGAAGTTGTCAAAAGTTTATATC gtgATGCTTGTGACATTGAACTGGTGCAGCATAGAGATGCTTTAAGAGAAAAATTTAAAGCATGGGGAATAGACTCTCTTCTAGAGAAGGTGTACCTGCTCACTCCAAAAGCTAACTAA
- the LOC124375903 gene encoding probable thiopurine S-methyltransferase isoform X2 encodes MTDMSTDHIQNRTTALKMMTAQADRVMAPSEWEERWQEGRIGFHQPHVHQMLKDNLDKVLCGREQVRFFFPLCGKAVDMKWLADMGHVIVGVDISEIGIKQFFEEQNLEYKEEPVPAIPEAKVFKSSDAKISLYKCNLYEFSSAIEGQFGGIWDRGSLVAINPCDRQKYASLIMSLMDKDCKYLLNTLEYNPELYKGPPFFVPEEVVKSLYRDACDIELVQHRDALREKFKAWGIDSLLEKVYLLTPKAN; translated from the exons ACTACTGCACTGAAGATGATGACAGCTCAAGCAGACAGAGTGATGGCACCAAGCGAATGGGAGGAGAGATGGCAGGAAGGAAGGATTGGCTTCCACCAACCTCATGTTCACCA AATGCTAAAGGATAATCTTGACAAAGTCTTGTGTGGACGAGAGCAGGTTCGGTTTTTCTTCCCTCTCTGCGGTAAAGCTGTAGACATGAAATG GCTGGCTGACATGGGTCACGTGATTGTCGGTGTTGACATTTCTGAAATCGGGATAAAGCAGTTTTTCGAGGAACAAAACCTGGAGTACAAAGAAGAGCCAGTACCAGCAATACCAGAAGCTAAAGTGTTCAAG AGTTCTGATGCAAAGATCTCGCTCTATAAGTGCAATTTATATGAATTCTCCAG TGCTATAGAGGGTCAGTTTGGAGGGATTTGGGACAGGGGTTCTCTGGTGGCCATAAACCCATGTGACAGGCAAAA GTATGCTTCTCTCATCATGTCTCTGATGGACAAGGACTGCAAGTATTTATTGAATACGCTGGAGTACAACCCTGAATTGTACAAAG GGCCACCATTTTTTGTGCCTGAAGAAGTTGTCAAAAGTTTATATC gtgATGCTTGTGACATTGAACTGGTGCAGCATAGAGATGCTTTAAGAGAAAAATTTAAAGCATGGGGAATAGACTCTCTTCTAGAGAAGGTGTACCTGCTCACTCCAAAAGCTAACTAA
- the LOC124375903 gene encoding probable thiopurine S-methyltransferase isoform X4, protein MFTSKMLKDNLDKVLCGREQVRFFFPLCGKAVDMKWLADMGHVIVGVDISEIGIKQFFEEQNLEYKEEPVPAIPEAKVFKSSDAKISLYKCNLYEFSSAIEGQFGGIWDRGSLVAINPCDRQKYASLIMSLMDKDCKYLLNTLEYNPELYKGPPFFVPEEVVKSLYRDACDIELVQHRDALREKFKAWGIDSLLEKVYLLTPKAN, encoded by the exons ATGTTCACCAGCAA AATGCTAAAGGATAATCTTGACAAAGTCTTGTGTGGACGAGAGCAGGTTCGGTTTTTCTTCCCTCTCTGCGGTAAAGCTGTAGACATGAAATG GCTGGCTGACATGGGTCACGTGATTGTCGGTGTTGACATTTCTGAAATCGGGATAAAGCAGTTTTTCGAGGAACAAAACCTGGAGTACAAAGAAGAGCCAGTACCAGCAATACCAGAAGCTAAAGTGTTCAAG AGTTCTGATGCAAAGATCTCGCTCTATAAGTGCAATTTATATGAATTCTCCAG TGCTATAGAGGGTCAGTTTGGAGGGATTTGGGACAGGGGTTCTCTGGTGGCCATAAACCCATGTGACAGGCAAAA GTATGCTTCTCTCATCATGTCTCTGATGGACAAGGACTGCAAGTATTTATTGAATACGCTGGAGTACAACCCTGAATTGTACAAAG GGCCACCATTTTTTGTGCCTGAAGAAGTTGTCAAAAGTTTATATC gtgATGCTTGTGACATTGAACTGGTGCAGCATAGAGATGCTTTAAGAGAAAAATTTAAAGCATGGGGAATAGACTCTCTTCTAGAGAAGGTGTACCTGCTCACTCCAAAAGCTAACTAA
- the LOC124375903 gene encoding probable thiopurine S-methyltransferase isoform X3 yields the protein MMTAQADRVMAPSEWEERWQEGRIGFHQPHVHQMLKDNLDKVLCGREQVRFFFPLCGKAVDMKWLADMGHVIVGVDISEIGIKQFFEEQNLEYKEEPVPAIPEAKVFKSSDAKISLYKCNLYEFSSAIEGQFGGIWDRGSLVAINPCDRQKYASLIMSLMDKDCKYLLNTLEYNPELYKGPPFFVPEEVVKSLYRDACDIELVQHRDALREKFKAWGIDSLLEKVYLLTPKAN from the exons ATGATGACAGCTCAAGCAGACAGAGTGATGGCACCAAGCGAATGGGAGGAGAGATGGCAGGAAGGAAGGATTGGCTTCCACCAACCTCATGTTCACCA AATGCTAAAGGATAATCTTGACAAAGTCTTGTGTGGACGAGAGCAGGTTCGGTTTTTCTTCCCTCTCTGCGGTAAAGCTGTAGACATGAAATG GCTGGCTGACATGGGTCACGTGATTGTCGGTGTTGACATTTCTGAAATCGGGATAAAGCAGTTTTTCGAGGAACAAAACCTGGAGTACAAAGAAGAGCCAGTACCAGCAATACCAGAAGCTAAAGTGTTCAAG AGTTCTGATGCAAAGATCTCGCTCTATAAGTGCAATTTATATGAATTCTCCAG TGCTATAGAGGGTCAGTTTGGAGGGATTTGGGACAGGGGTTCTCTGGTGGCCATAAACCCATGTGACAGGCAAAA GTATGCTTCTCTCATCATGTCTCTGATGGACAAGGACTGCAAGTATTTATTGAATACGCTGGAGTACAACCCTGAATTGTACAAAG GGCCACCATTTTTTGTGCCTGAAGAAGTTGTCAAAAGTTTATATC gtgATGCTTGTGACATTGAACTGGTGCAGCATAGAGATGCTTTAAGAGAAAAATTTAAAGCATGGGGAATAGACTCTCTTCTAGAGAAGGTGTACCTGCTCACTCCAAAAGCTAACTAA